A portion of the Paenibacillus hamazuiensis genome contains these proteins:
- a CDS encoding VOC family protein, whose product MKVKRIVANIANPDIAAAKIFYQDVLGLDLLMDHGWIASYGSDEEMRVQISIAAEGGSGTPVPDLSIEVDDVDAAFERMQKTGFRIEYGPADEPWGVRRFYVRDPFGKLVNILAHHRE is encoded by the coding sequence ATGAAAGTAAAACGAATCGTCGCCAATATTGCCAACCCGGATATCGCGGCAGCTAAAATTTTTTATCAGGACGTGCTTGGCCTGGATTTGCTGATGGATCATGGCTGGATCGCTTCTTACGGCTCGGACGAGGAGATGCGAGTTCAGATCAGCATCGCTGCCGAGGGAGGATCGGGTACACCGGTTCCGGATCTGTCGATTGAAGTCGATGATGTGGATGCCGCATTCGAACGCATGCAAAAAACCGGGTTCCGGATAGAATATGGCCCGGCGGACGAGCCGTGGGGGGTTCGGCGGTTCTATGTCCGCGACCCGTTCGGCAAGCTCGTCAACATTTTGGCTCATCACCGCGAATGA
- a CDS encoding helix-turn-helix transcriptional regulator: MSSQEQRLKALGNYLKSCRARLTPGSVGLPPGYTRRKTPGLRREEVAQLAGVSTTWYTWLEQGRDIHVSKQVLDCIGRALRLNADEYAHMMNLAQFQADPPAANGKLLIPQGLQKIIEDLAYPAMAVNRRTDVLAWNKAACSYFADFPTIPDQERNMIWQWFTNSAFRLRLANWEERSPYAAALFRGLCDMNAGDPQFSRLVDDLLQTSPSFKEHWTRHEVKQKSGGVLEFVGLGGKKQSFEVTSFMNINGMEDIHFFVLTPCVTSG; the protein is encoded by the coding sequence ATGAGCTCGCAGGAGCAGCGGTTGAAGGCGCTGGGGAATTATTTAAAATCGTGCCGTGCCAGATTGACTCCGGGCAGCGTAGGACTGCCTCCGGGCTACACCCGGCGGAAGACGCCGGGACTCAGGAGGGAAGAGGTCGCGCAGTTGGCCGGTGTCAGCACGACATGGTACACATGGCTGGAGCAAGGAAGAGACATCCATGTTTCCAAACAAGTCCTGGATTGTATCGGCAGGGCTCTGCGGTTAAACGCCGATGAATATGCGCATATGATGAATCTCGCTCAATTTCAGGCCGATCCTCCGGCGGCGAATGGGAAGCTGCTGATACCCCAAGGTTTGCAAAAAATCATCGAAGACCTGGCGTATCCGGCCATGGCCGTTAACCGCCGAACCGATGTTCTGGCCTGGAATAAGGCGGCCTGCAGCTATTTTGCCGATTTTCCTACAATCCCCGATCAGGAAAGAAATATGATTTGGCAGTGGTTTACAAACAGCGCTTTCCGGTTACGCCTCGCCAACTGGGAAGAGCGTTCGCCCTATGCGGCGGCCCTATTTAGAGGTTTATGCGACATGAACGCCGGGGACCCGCAGTTTTCACGGCTAGTGGACGATTTGCTGCAGACAAGTCCGTCTTTTAAGGAACATTGGACGCGCCATGAGGTCAAACAAAAATCGGGAGGAGTTCTCGAATTTGTCGGTTTAGGCGGCAAAAAACAATCGTTTGAAGTAACATCGTTCATGAATATCAACGGCATGGAAGACATTCATTTTTTTGTGCTCACACCATGTGTGACATCGGGATAA
- a CDS encoding GNAT family N-acetyltransferase produces MMSLKNMVRGLENHSPAKQLIQLWDHDAETLRFWRASSNFVYLFEKNGERYFLRFIHEEDSTIERIQAELDFILYLINQGYPAVAPVRSRNGCWIETVRLPDGSRYYGVVFQQAGGIHLPLDQMTDRHVEEWGRSLASLHILSESYGSGAVLRGSWVDALTFVSSVLKRHPQEHGARRELEQLRGLLSELPTGKEHAGLIHYDFQPDNIFYVAEKSRYCAIDFDDAMFHWYVMDIASAISDLAEQEHDEVRGKIKHFIAGYRSVRSLDDSCLKQLPLFQRFADLYSFARILRSVEDMDLINPPEWVIPLKNKLLGICDRIRERYRPTVELRPVDQHNWYACTELQVSDEQKPVFPVPVVYWLAESAYCGFTPLAIYHHEQLVGFAVYAVDPDDGNYWIMAYMIDHKFQRRGLGRSGMQELVRYIREKHDCAKIMLGHRPANVHAASLYASLGFEEIGRDESEMIRELRVPRKRNA; encoded by the coding sequence ATGATGTCTTTAAAAAACATGGTACGAGGATTGGAAAACCACTCCCCTGCCAAACAACTGATTCAGCTTTGGGATCATGATGCGGAAACGTTGAGGTTCTGGAGGGCCAGCAGCAACTTCGTTTACTTGTTTGAAAAAAACGGGGAACGGTACTTCCTCAGATTCATTCATGAGGAAGACAGCACTATCGAAAGGATTCAGGCGGAGCTCGATTTTATCCTATACCTGATAAACCAAGGTTATCCGGCCGTCGCTCCTGTCCGTTCCCGGAACGGCTGCTGGATCGAAACGGTTCGGTTGCCCGACGGCAGCCGGTACTATGGAGTAGTGTTTCAACAAGCAGGCGGAATCCACCTCCCGCTCGATCAAATGACCGATCGGCATGTCGAAGAGTGGGGACGTTCGCTTGCTTCGCTGCATATTTTATCCGAATCGTATGGTTCCGGTGCAGTATTGCGGGGGAGCTGGGTCGATGCGCTGACCTTCGTCTCCTCGGTTTTGAAACGCCATCCCCAAGAACATGGCGCCAGGCGTGAGCTCGAACAATTGCGAGGGCTGCTTTCAGAGCTGCCTACGGGCAAGGAGCATGCAGGGCTGATCCATTATGATTTCCAACCGGACAACATCTTCTATGTGGCGGAAAAATCCCGTTATTGCGCCATCGATTTCGACGATGCGATGTTTCATTGGTATGTTATGGATATTGCGTCCGCTATTTCCGATCTTGCAGAACAAGAACATGATGAGGTCCGGGGAAAGATTAAGCATTTTATCGCCGGTTACCGGTCGGTTAGATCTTTGGATGATAGTTGCCTTAAACAGCTTCCCCTGTTCCAAAGGTTTGCGGATCTATATTCTTTCGCACGGATTCTCCGCAGCGTGGAGGATATGGATTTGATAAACCCGCCGGAATGGGTCATCCCGCTTAAAAATAAACTGCTGGGAATCTGCGATCGGATACGCGAGCGTTACCGGCCGACTGTTGAACTCAGGCCGGTTGACCAGCACAATTGGTACGCCTGCACCGAACTTCAAGTTTCCGATGAACAGAAGCCCGTTTTTCCCGTACCTGTCGTATATTGGCTTGCCGAATCCGCCTACTGCGGGTTTACCCCTCTGGCCATATATCATCACGAGCAATTAGTCGGATTTGCGGTTTATGCCGTCGATCCCGACGATGGCAACTACTGGATCATGGCTTATATGATCGACCACAAGTTCCAACGTAGAGGATTAGGACGATCCGGCATGCAGGAGCTTGTACGGTACATCCGGGAAAAGCATGACTGCGCGAAAATCATGCTTGGACATCGGCCTGCGAACGTACATGCGGCGAGCTTGTATGCGTCATTGGGCTTCGAGGAAATCGGCCGAGATGAGAGCGAAATGATTCGGGAATTGCGAGTGCCGAGGAAACGGAACGCTTGA
- a CDS encoding sulfurtransferase produces MKHIVSQEWLFERGTDDHTVIVDCRFVLGNPDAGRRSYEEDHIPGAVYFDLEEDLSSPIKEHGGRHPLPDWDAFAKRLGEAGIGNESTVIAYDDQGGAMASRFWWMLKYLGHDRAYVLDGGYTKWKEAGYPVTEEPAAAHEASFIPHPQPHMLVGMEEVKQRIGRPETVLIDSRESKRYEGLEEPIDKVAGHIPGARNHFWKDSLNGQGGWKTAEEQRERFAGLPRDQEIIVYCGSGVTACPNVLALTEAGFTNVKLYAGSWSDWISYEENPIATGEK; encoded by the coding sequence TTGAAGCATATCGTCAGTCAAGAATGGTTGTTTGAACGTGGAACCGATGATCATACCGTTATCGTAGATTGCCGCTTCGTCCTGGGGAATCCGGATGCCGGGCGCCGCAGTTATGAGGAGGACCATATCCCGGGGGCCGTCTATTTTGATTTGGAGGAGGACCTGTCTTCACCGATAAAAGAACACGGCGGCCGCCATCCGCTACCGGATTGGGATGCTTTTGCGAAGCGTCTCGGCGAAGCGGGAATCGGCAACGAATCGACGGTCATTGCCTACGACGATCAAGGCGGAGCTATGGCTTCCCGGTTCTGGTGGATGCTGAAATATCTCGGACATGACCGGGCTTACGTGCTGGACGGCGGCTACACCAAGTGGAAGGAAGCCGGTTATCCGGTTACCGAAGAACCTGCTGCGGCGCATGAAGCTTCGTTTATACCTCATCCTCAGCCCCATATGCTTGTAGGCATGGAAGAGGTGAAGCAGCGGATCGGCCGGCCGGAAACGGTGCTGATCGATTCGCGGGAGAGCAAACGTTACGAGGGGCTTGAAGAGCCGATCGACAAAGTGGCGGGACATATCCCGGGGGCCCGGAATCATTTTTGGAAGGATTCGCTGAACGGTCAGGGAGGCTGGAAAACCGCCGAGGAGCAGCGGGAGCGTTTCGCAGGTCTGCCGCGCGATCAGGAGATTATCGTCTATTGCGGCTCCGGCGTAACCGCCTGCCCGAACGTGCTGGCACTGACGGAAGCCGGCTTCACGAACGTGAAGCTGTACGCGGGAAGCTGGAGCGACTGGATTTCGTACGAGGAGAATCCGATCGCTACGGGGGAAAAGTAA
- a CDS encoding GNAT family N-acetyltransferase, which translates to MPAGKSPGFFFAPMTEEHGRSICSWTYPAPYDVYNLPSWEHMVRHAEEFADPYIRGQQYSAVLDEHGELCGFAQFFPIVGVTRLGLGLRPDWCGQGQGTAFVRAIVQEARRRSPENEIDLEVFVWNHRAIRTYEKAGFAIDDTYERMTPIGMAAFHCMVLKR; encoded by the coding sequence ATGCCGGCCGGAAAGTCCCCGGGGTTCTTTTTCGCTCCAATGACGGAGGAGCATGGACGTTCGATTTGCAGCTGGACCTACCCTGCTCCCTACGACGTATACAACTTGCCGTCGTGGGAACACATGGTGCGGCACGCCGAGGAATTCGCCGACCCCTACATCCGCGGGCAGCAGTACAGCGCCGTGCTTGATGAACATGGCGAGCTGTGCGGATTTGCGCAGTTTTTTCCGATTGTCGGCGTTACCCGTCTCGGCCTCGGCCTGCGCCCGGATTGGTGCGGACAAGGCCAAGGCACCGCGTTTGTCCGGGCGATCGTGCAGGAAGCCCGAAGGCGCTCCCCCGAAAACGAGATCGACCTCGAGGTGTTCGTATGGAACCATCGCGCCATCCGCACGTATGAAAAAGCCGGGTTCGCGATCGACGACACCTACGAAAGGATGACGCCGATCGGAATGGCCGCTTTTCACTGCATGGTGCTTAAGCGATGA
- a CDS encoding 4a-hydroxytetrahydrobiopterin dehydratase has translation MKLTEEQLGERLAQAEGWSREDGKWIVKKYRFPAFMQGIAFVNEVARIAEELNHHPMIAIDYKMVTLRLTSWSEGGLTELDFQSAERYDAAYLNIKN, from the coding sequence ATGAAGCTGACGGAGGAGCAGCTGGGGGAAAGGCTGGCGCAAGCGGAAGGCTGGAGCCGGGAAGACGGGAAATGGATCGTGAAAAAATACCGGTTCCCCGCGTTCATGCAAGGGATCGCGTTTGTCAACGAGGTGGCCCGCATCGCGGAAGAGCTGAACCATCATCCGATGATAGCCATCGACTACAAGATGGTGACGCTGCGGCTTACTTCGTGGAGCGAAGGCGGTCTCACGGAGCTCGATTTTCAAAGCGCCGAGCGGTATGATGCTGCGTATCTGAACATAAAGAATTGA
- a CDS encoding SWIM zinc finger family protein: MTDPMLRLQIPKNRMNHLIDELQTHFDVATLERGWELFHKGRVSGIELLYGTEIHALLRENRAYDVILDLDDFKKSECSCPEKGWCEHMAAAVFSLYVPFGRPELLLQQLKQALLVKAKMQQARMGQRAEKKQEPGGPPEPGQPPASWHRYFDQQFYGFSVSHQSSMETFYQTAQEMLTKLAEGWPEPMRLMYRLHVLLFIMRKTEQFYVDSKSSYLSSYHESGCKAVAKLCQSQALELIPQLPAEKLLEEHPDYMKEAVQRVAEMTLQAKDSPLDWLTVYRMFWWRLDGEMQWQQEEIAALRKEADKPNNPPRKMDVLLLCLAHFAVIRGDDAQAFGELKALKIKEPHDFFLYLHMFQKRETWDRLIRWLRWMTPSVQRANQEDFSVFCQYWTEAIRHQPSDEEWVAVMEALLPRTYYYYTAYLLKTSRFKHWVDLQISHRISPANLYAAELKAVESHDPALLLPLYTQAIERCIVEKNRTSYATAAKLLKKLHGYYKQLGELDRWDDFIARLAAKYNRLRAFQEELKKGKWIP; the protein is encoded by the coding sequence ATGACCGATCCGATGCTCAGGCTGCAAATTCCTAAAAACCGAATGAATCACTTGATCGACGAGCTGCAGACGCATTTTGACGTGGCGACTTTGGAACGCGGCTGGGAACTGTTCCACAAGGGGCGCGTGTCCGGGATCGAGCTGCTGTACGGTACGGAAATTCATGCGCTGCTGCGGGAAAACCGCGCCTATGACGTCATACTCGATTTGGACGATTTCAAAAAAAGCGAGTGCAGCTGCCCGGAAAAAGGCTGGTGCGAGCATATGGCGGCTGCCGTATTTTCGCTGTACGTGCCGTTTGGACGGCCGGAGCTGCTGCTGCAGCAGTTGAAGCAGGCGCTGCTGGTGAAAGCGAAGATGCAGCAGGCCCGCATGGGGCAGCGCGCCGAGAAAAAACAGGAGCCTGGAGGGCCGCCGGAGCCGGGACAACCGCCTGCGTCGTGGCACCGCTACTTCGACCAGCAGTTTTACGGATTTTCGGTGTCGCATCAGTCGTCGATGGAGACGTTTTACCAAACGGCTCAGGAGATGCTGACCAAGCTGGCCGAAGGCTGGCCGGAGCCTATGCGCCTCATGTACCGGCTCCATGTGCTGCTGTTTATCATGCGCAAGACGGAGCAGTTTTACGTGGACAGCAAATCGTCGTATTTGTCGTCCTACCATGAATCCGGCTGCAAAGCCGTAGCCAAGCTGTGCCAAAGCCAGGCGCTGGAGCTTATTCCGCAGCTTCCGGCGGAAAAGCTGCTTGAGGAGCACCCGGATTATATGAAGGAAGCGGTGCAGCGGGTCGCGGAAATGACGCTGCAGGCCAAGGACAGTCCGCTCGATTGGCTGACCGTATACCGGATGTTTTGGTGGCGGCTGGATGGAGAAATGCAGTGGCAGCAGGAGGAAATCGCCGCGCTGAGGAAAGAAGCGGATAAGCCGAATAACCCTCCGCGAAAAATGGATGTGCTGCTGCTCTGTCTCGCGCATTTTGCCGTCATCCGGGGAGACGACGCCCAGGCGTTCGGCGAGCTGAAGGCGCTGAAGATCAAGGAACCGCACGACTTTTTCCTCTATTTGCACATGTTCCAAAAGCGGGAGACGTGGGATCGTCTCATCCGCTGGCTGCGATGGATGACGCCGTCCGTCCAGCGTGCCAACCAGGAGGATTTCAGCGTTTTCTGCCAATATTGGACAGAGGCGATCCGGCATCAGCCGAGCGACGAGGAGTGGGTCGCGGTCATGGAGGCGCTGCTGCCGCGCACGTATTATTACTACACGGCCTATTTGCTGAAAACGTCGCGGTTCAAGCATTGGGTGGACCTGCAAATTTCACACCGCATCTCCCCTGCGAACTTGTACGCCGCCGAGCTCAAGGCGGTGGAGTCCCATGACCCGGCGCTGCTATTGCCGCTGTATACGCAGGCGATAGAGCGGTGCATCGTCGAGAAAAACCGCACCTCCTACGCGACGGCGGCGAAGCTGCTTAAAAAGCTGCACGGCTACTACAAGCAGCTCGGCGAGCTGGACCGCTGGGACGACTTCATCGCACGGCTGGCCGCCAAATACAACAGGCTGCGTGCTTTTCAGGAAGAACTGAAGAAGGGGAAATGGATTCCATGA
- a CDS encoding DEAD/DEAH box helicase: MIDLSTMTVHARWIASGSFFLWGTRQSGGIWDAMDLKNILFAWHKPSFYGTFLETTDWFQKEGVLLPALEALDYFCDPAHAQHMKLEWDAEAAALLSTAPAVKEALLAGRFMPDFAQWKAGTRGWKLQLPADAGGAEEPIVQEWIAHLIPQWVERDGRMKENLQQLERAFPLLQRESTSSDIWMDEEDWLVSIGWQADATPYRSCLQLVEPQGGDLLWRLRFVLQDRANPDIVFVVNEHGEPVEDRALPDDWPLDRLAKDIAKWGRIVPWLRRDDGEGLRTQLTSDEAWDFLAEDSLRLIEAGYTIFLPAWWERIRRTRPKLKARIKSSVGAAGTALFGLEALMRFDWKIAVGDMELTEEEFRQLLAEKRKLVQLRGAWVQLDPTQLARIEQAMKQVEKKRGLSFRDVLELHLLGSVDGEEELDFERTLPIEVELNEHLEDMIGQLMHSKRPPSITPPDSFRGSLRPYQTEGISWMYFLRRTGLGGCLADDMGLGKTIQWISYLLYVQEHEKPGLPSLLICPTSVLGNWQKELQRFAPHLKVHLHYGPNRAKGKKFTEACEGMHLVLTSYTLAHLDETELSSVEWDSICLDEAQNIKNAYTKQAQSIRQLSGRHRIAMTGTPMENRLTELWSIFDFINPGYLGSLRDFSQRYVNAVERTQDPELIGKVQRLIRPFLLRRVKNDPSIQLDLPEKNEYKTFVSLTAEQATLYESEVQNLLQRIDRLSAMERRGHILASLTKLKQVCNHPSLLLKENFSRPWQNRSNKVERLLEMVQELRQEGDRCLVFTQFVETGLLLQHIFRQELGLEVPFLNGSTPRITRDEMIAHFQDEASDHPGIFLLSLKAGGIGLNLTAANHVFHFDRWWNPAVENQATDRAFRIGQTRHVQVHKFVTLGTLEERIDEMIERKQGLSQQIVGTGENWITELSTDDLRELFILRNEWVET, translated from the coding sequence ATGATCGATCTGAGCACGATGACCGTCCATGCCCGGTGGATTGCGTCCGGCTCGTTCTTCTTATGGGGAACGCGCCAGAGTGGCGGCATCTGGGACGCCATGGATCTGAAAAATATATTGTTTGCCTGGCACAAGCCGTCCTTCTACGGCACGTTTCTCGAGACCACCGACTGGTTTCAGAAGGAAGGCGTACTGCTGCCGGCACTCGAAGCTCTCGATTATTTTTGCGATCCGGCGCATGCGCAGCACATGAAGCTCGAATGGGACGCCGAAGCGGCGGCGCTGCTCAGCACCGCGCCGGCGGTGAAGGAGGCGCTGCTTGCCGGCCGCTTTATGCCGGACTTCGCGCAGTGGAAGGCCGGGACGCGCGGCTGGAAGCTGCAGCTGCCCGCCGATGCGGGCGGAGCCGAAGAGCCGATCGTGCAGGAATGGATCGCCCACCTCATTCCCCAGTGGGTGGAGCGCGACGGCCGCATGAAGGAAAACCTGCAGCAGCTGGAACGCGCCTTCCCGCTGCTGCAGCGCGAAAGCACCTCGTCCGACATCTGGATGGACGAGGAGGATTGGCTCGTGTCGATCGGCTGGCAGGCCGATGCGACGCCGTACCGGTCCTGCCTGCAGCTCGTCGAGCCGCAGGGCGGGGACCTCTTGTGGCGGCTGCGCTTTGTCCTGCAGGACCGCGCCAATCCCGACATCGTGTTCGTCGTGAACGAACACGGCGAGCCTGTGGAAGACCGTGCGCTGCCGGACGACTGGCCGCTGGACCGCTTGGCGAAGGATATCGCCAAGTGGGGACGCATCGTCCCGTGGCTGCGCCGGGACGACGGCGAAGGGCTGCGCACGCAGCTGACGTCGGACGAAGCATGGGACTTCCTCGCCGAGGACAGCCTGCGGCTGATTGAAGCCGGCTACACGATTTTCCTGCCGGCGTGGTGGGAGCGCATCCGCCGCACCCGGCCGAAGCTGAAGGCGCGCATCAAGTCGTCCGTCGGCGCAGCCGGGACGGCGCTGTTCGGGCTCGAGGCGCTGATGCGCTTCGATTGGAAAATCGCCGTCGGCGACATGGAGCTGACCGAGGAGGAGTTCCGCCAGCTGCTCGCGGAGAAGCGCAAGCTCGTGCAGCTGCGCGGCGCCTGGGTGCAGCTCGACCCGACTCAGCTCGCCCGCATCGAACAGGCGATGAAGCAGGTCGAGAAGAAGCGCGGCTTGTCGTTCCGCGACGTGCTGGAGCTGCATCTGCTCGGTTCGGTCGACGGCGAGGAGGAGCTCGACTTCGAGCGCACGCTGCCGATCGAGGTGGAGCTAAACGAGCACCTCGAAGACATGATCGGTCAGCTTATGCACAGCAAGCGGCCGCCGTCCATCACGCCGCCGGATTCGTTCCGCGGCAGCCTGCGGCCTTACCAGACGGAAGGCATCTCGTGGATGTATTTCCTGCGGCGCACCGGACTCGGCGGCTGCCTCGCCGACGACATGGGTCTCGGAAAAACGATCCAGTGGATCTCTTATCTGCTCTACGTGCAGGAGCATGAAAAGCCGGGGCTTCCTTCCCTGCTCATTTGCCCGACGTCGGTGCTCGGCAACTGGCAGAAGGAGCTGCAGCGGTTTGCTCCTCATCTTAAGGTGCATCTGCATTACGGGCCGAACCGGGCCAAGGGGAAAAAGTTCACCGAAGCGTGCGAAGGCATGCATCTCGTGCTGACCTCGTATACGCTGGCCCATCTCGACGAAACGGAGCTGTCTTCGGTGGAGTGGGATTCCATCTGCCTTGACGAAGCGCAAAACATCAAAAACGCCTACACGAAGCAGGCCCAGTCGATCCGCCAGCTCAGCGGCCGCCACCGGATTGCGATGACGGGAACGCCGATGGAAAACCGGCTGACCGAGCTGTGGTCGATCTTCGATTTTATCAATCCCGGCTACCTCGGCTCCCTGCGCGATTTCTCGCAGCGCTACGTGAACGCCGTCGAGCGCACGCAGGACCCCGAGCTGATCGGCAAGGTGCAGCGGCTGATCCGCCCGTTCCTGCTGCGGCGGGTGAAAAACGACCCGTCCATCCAGCTTGATCTGCCGGAAAAAAACGAATACAAAACGTTCGTCTCGCTGACCGCCGAGCAGGCGACCTTGTACGAAAGCGAGGTGCAAAACCTGCTCCAGCGCATCGACAGGCTGTCCGCCATGGAGCGGCGCGGCCACATCCTCGCTTCGCTGACGAAGCTGAAGCAGGTGTGCAATCATCCGTCGCTGCTGCTGAAGGAAAACTTTTCCCGGCCGTGGCAAAACCGCTCCAACAAGGTGGAACGGCTTCTCGAGATGGTGCAGGAGCTGCGCCAGGAAGGCGACCGGTGTCTCGTGTTTACCCAATTCGTAGAAACGGGCCTGCTGCTGCAGCACATTTTCCGCCAGGAGCTCGGGCTTGAGGTGCCTTTCCTGAACGGCAGCACGCCGCGGATAACGCGCGACGAGATGATCGCTCACTTCCAGGATGAGGCGAGTGACCATCCGGGTATTTTCCTGCTGTCGCTGAAGGCGGGCGGCATCGGCCTTAACCTGACGGCCGCCAATCACGTGTTCCACTTCGACCGCTGGTGGAACCCCGCTGTCGAAAACCAGGCGACCGACCGGGCTTTCCGAATCGGCCAAACGCGCCACGTCCAGGTGCACAAGTTCGTCACGCTCGGTACGCTCGAGGAGCGCATCGACGAGATGATCGAGCGCAAGCAGGGGCTCAGCCAGCAGATCGTCGGCACCGGCGAAAACTGGATCACCGAGCTGTCGACGGACGACCTGCGCGAGCTGTTCATTTTGCGGAACGAGTGGGTCGAGACGTAA
- a CDS encoding GGDEF domain-containing protein — protein sequence MNKHIDSLTGLPSRKALENFLEDNIKKDNPVALALIDVDHFMEINHELGSDTGDKVLQTLAELFREAVPSQAFRVSGDEFAVALPGATLEQAFLKMEALRVKIEQSQERFGLEDHRDVTITVGVAQYPRDAKNEQSLNRAASAALMTAKEIGRNQVALAPNEEMIMKSCYYPSSAVRKLKTLAEQLNKKESFLLREALNDLLRKYDQN from the coding sequence ATGAACAAGCACATCGATTCTTTAACCGGATTGCCCAGCCGCAAAGCGCTGGAGAACTTTTTGGAGGACAACATCAAGAAGGATAACCCTGTGGCGCTCGCTTTGATTGACGTCGATCACTTCATGGAAATCAACCACGAGCTCGGCAGCGATACCGGCGACAAGGTGCTGCAGACGCTCGCCGAGCTGTTCCGGGAAGCCGTCCCGTCTCAAGCGTTCCGTGTTTCCGGAGACGAATTTGCGGTGGCGCTGCCGGGTGCGACGCTCGAGCAAGCTTTTCTCAAAATGGAAGCGCTTCGCGTCAAGATCGAACAATCTCAGGAGCGGTTCGGTCTCGAAGACCATCGCGATGTGACGATCACCGTCGGCGTTGCCCAATACCCGCGCGATGCGAAAAATGAGCAGTCTCTGAACCGCGCCGCCAGCGCCGCCTTGATGACCGCCAAAGAAATCGGACGCAATCAGGTCGCGCTTGCTCCCAACGAGGAGATGATCATGAAATCGTGTTATTACCCTTCCTCCGCCGTCCGCAAGCTGAAGACGCTCGCCGAGCAGCTTAACAAGAAGGAGTCTTTTTTGCTGCGGGAAGCTTTAAACGATCTGCTTCGCAAGTACGACCAGAACTAG
- a CDS encoding NUDIX domain-containing protein, whose protein sequence is MDSQGIIVQDGRFLMVRQYNHDETRTFWNFPGGGIEEGETPEQACIREVREETGFDVEVTEPLCREESKFTYLVRITGGTLQLEPGLLDIGWISPDDTDKWDEKTLHILDVYRRHAVRCKLMEQDRKYLLEAFIEAEKAQAEGTFPIGAVIVDAAGSIIGRGHNKVFSGSDTTAHAEVEAIRNAGAAMLDLDNRKFLKADYTLYTTCEPCPMCTGAILLCFSVKRVVWAANDKDMGAFKKYKEGPHFVDRFHPISFEAAPFRDLEIRQRKMMAEWSINRGLTNTHWQYDNEL, encoded by the coding sequence ATGGACTCGCAAGGTATTATCGTTCAGGATGGACGGTTCTTGATGGTTCGTCAGTACAACCATGACGAAACGCGGACGTTTTGGAATTTCCCCGGGGGCGGGATTGAAGAAGGAGAGACGCCGGAGCAGGCCTGCATCCGCGAAGTGCGGGAAGAAACCGGTTTCGACGTGGAAGTGACGGAGCCGCTCTGCCGGGAAGAAAGCAAGTTCACTTACCTCGTCAGGATAACCGGCGGGACGCTGCAGCTTGAGCCCGGACTGCTCGATATCGGCTGGATTTCCCCGGACGATACGGACAAATGGGACGAGAAAACGCTGCATATTCTGGACGTATACCGCCGGCATGCGGTAAGGTGCAAGCTTATGGAACAGGACCGTAAATATTTGCTGGAAGCCTTTATCGAAGCGGAGAAAGCCCAGGCGGAAGGAACATTCCCCATCGGAGCCGTCATCGTGGATGCTGCAGGGAGCATCATCGGCAGAGGACACAATAAGGTTTTTTCCGGTTCGGATACGACCGCACATGCCGAAGTGGAGGCGATCCGAAATGCGGGAGCCGCCATGCTCGATTTGGATAACAGGAAATTCCTCAAGGCGGACTACACTTTATATACGACGTGTGAGCCTTGTCCGATGTGCACCGGCGCTATTCTGCTTTGTTTTAGCGTCAAGAGAGTCGTCTGGGCCGCGAACGATAAGGATATGGGCGCCTTTAAAAAATATAAGGAGGGACCGCATTTCGTGGACCGTTTTCATCCTATTTCTTTTGAAGCGGCCCCCTTTAGGGACCTCGAAATTCGCCAGCGGAAAATGATGGCGGAATGGTCGATCAACCGCGGCTTAACGAATACCCATTGGCAGTACGATAACGAGCTTTGA